The Ornithodoros turicata isolate Travis chromosome 7, ASM3712646v1, whole genome shotgun sequence genome includes a region encoding these proteins:
- the LOC135401606 gene encoding uncharacterized protein LOC135401606 gives MDASLSTYPLVHRHRKPSSLLGRYAREQLRKYILLTICFLAVVGVAIFDYVMYRQYLKLEASRPQNASKIKSPPRVDQQPVQLCNSSACVWLQGYLETSNTRPCEDFNAFVCSDKKEAFLTQGSQPFVRAITTLYQTLKAPNEALESAVFLDCLQGKDDISDVVLHKENWSVLGQDCNVAYPHVPFAVSEMYFRNVTNATVAGFKKFLDANVKGLERFLDRARSKDIRITSGHWAVQGAKRVAKAAVCHFIERLRPHDDVTTYVTLWKVLYFSPFLGFLYKDLHQNSLLHNSRDRACLQLMDDNFPAETRSKAETILKNWNPSFKEEFQSSVVDAIHRLQDYFRSWSPGYRPEIFAELSSVKITLTNENVTRGHPTTPLLDSCPAYSRKKNTLAIPVGLLALLLVEPSKVDTVLIPYIGAKVFGLLLQTANVASWPAENRALWNKHLSCMSRQLADNRSLTDISTAHVALSPLYVAYRDHLQKQHPNIVKLHPNFTNEELFFVLWAKGRCGRSADVVNWPLRHSERFTKAFHCVTGQGMVAKERCPFWVH, from the coding sequence ATGGACGCTTCTTTGTCTACCTACCCTTTAGTGCACAGACACCGCAAGCCATCGTCGCTCCTGGGGAGATACGCGCGGGAACAGCTCAGAAAATACATCCTGCTCACCATCTGCTTCTTGGCCGTCGTAGGTGTGGCCATCTTCGACTATGTCATGTACAGACAGTACCTCAAGCTCGAAGCTAGCAGACCTCAAAACGCGAGTAAGATCAAGTCACCTCCACGTGTCGACCAACAGCCCGTGCAGCTATGTAACAGCTCAGCGTGCGTGTGGCTCCAGGGTTACCTCGAAACCTCCAACACGCGGCCGTGTGAGGACTTCAACGCTTTTGTGTGCTCTGACAAGAAGGAAGCGTTTCTCACTCAAGGGAGCCAACCTTTCGTCCGTGCGATAACTACGCTTTACCAAACGCTGAAAGCACCAAATGAGGCTTTGGAGTCAGCTGTGTTCCTTGACTGTTTACAGGGGAAGGACGACATCAGTGATGTGGTACTTCACAAAGAGAACTGGTCTGTCTTGGGACAAGACTGCAACGTTGCGTATCCCCATGTACCCTTTGCCGTTAGTGAGATGTACTTCCGCAATGTGACGAACGCTACGGTAGCTGGCTTTAAGAAGTTCCTCGACGCGAACGTCAAAGGTCTGGAGCGCTTTCTAGACCGGGCCCGCTCGAAGGATATCAGGATAACGTCAGGGCATTGGGCTGTTCAGGGCGCCAAACGAGTCGCGAAGGCCGCGGTGTGTCACTTCATTGAGCGGCTCAGACcccacgatgacgtcacgacgTACGTGACGCTGTGGAAAGTGCTGTATTTCTCTCCCTTCTTGGGATTCCTCTACAAGGACCTGCATCAGAACTCGCTGTTGCACAATTCGAGAGACCGCGCCTGTCTCCAGCTAATGGACGACAACTTTCCAGCAGAGACGCGTTCCAAAGCGGAGACAATATTAAAGAACTGGAATCCGAGTTTCAAAGAAGAATTTCAGAGCTCCGTCGTGGACGCCATCCACAGGCTACAAGATTACTTTAGGTCTTGGAGCCCCGGATACAGGCCCGAAATATTCGCCGAATTGAGCTCAGTTAAAATCACTTTAACAAACGAGAACGTAACCAGGGGTCATCCTACGACGCCGTTACTGGACTCCTGCCCAGCATACTCACGAAAGAAGAATACGCTTGCCATTCCAGTAGGCCTTCTGGCGCTCTTACTTGTAGAACCGTCGAAAGTGGACACCGTACTGATTCCGTACATAGGCGCCAAAGTTTTCGGGTTGCTATTACAAACTGCAAACGTCGCGTCTTGGCCAGCGGAGAACAGAGCCCTCTGGAACAAACATCTGTCTTGCATGTCGCGCCAGTTGGCGGACAACCGGTCTCTGACAGACATCTCGACGGCGCACGTAGCTTTAAGTCCTTTGTACGTGGCATACCGCGACCACCTGCAGAAGCAGCACCCGAATATCGTGAAACTACACCCCAACTTTACCAACGAAGAACTGTTCTTCGTGCTTTGGGCGAAAGGACGCTGCGGTCGATCGGCGGATGTTGTGAACTGGCCGTTGCGCCACTCGGAACGCTTCACGAAAGCTTTCCACTGTGTCACTGGACAGGGGATGGTGGCGAAGGAACGTTGTCCCTTTTGGGTTCATTAA